A genomic region of uncultured Paludibaculum sp. contains the following coding sequences:
- a CDS encoding TonB-dependent receptor, with protein MLQVRVARLFIVGLLLTFCLMAQRDLGTIAGTVTDPQGGVIPNAKVTIKEEATGLVYDLTTNTSGEFLRPALKPGNYTVTAEATGFRRVAQQNVVLVGGDRVAVPISLPVGNVSESVEVSAQAPLLQTETTTLGADLGRRAVSELPLGGQRTFSFLARLSPGVVPAESGARDAVGGGFSANGVRSNGQNNFLLNGVDNNVNVIDFLNQTAFVVGPSVEAIGEMRVLTNGYNAEYGRGAGGVVNVNLKSGTNEIHGVLFEILQNDKINANRWEYNKAGKARGPFKQNQYGAAIGAPIIKNKLFIFGDYQGTRITSSGGSIQNLGYGGFYSIPTPAMRRGDFSSLLGAASAGTDANGNNIIKNQIFDPNSNATVNGQLIRTPFTGNIIPSSRFDPVAAKLMALFPDSNQPITTGAIPLNNYFVSTAGTQHTDQGDGRVDYRLSDKDSLFGSLSWQNLNKLNEPFLPGALDGTPFNAVTEEDLSRNAQLSYTRVWTPSIVSETRVGYSRLVTSRVGANPDKDLFKEFGIGGYNPMTALNGGLPQIQFANGYSQIGANDWLPSKEYSNVWDFIQNVSIMKGHHSYKFGAEYRPIKFPFFQVPYPHGEMNFNRNETAYPSASGTLGALNTLTGDDYASFLLGNINNGRISTNNFISSEKVAWAFYFQDDWKLTPKLTLNLGMRYELFSPIGEKFARQSNFVYDNLTLYIPKGKDQDAPLPPNFASAFPNVRVSRGEVDKYMIPWDKTNFAPRIGIAYNWRDNTVIRLGYGAFYGGEENQGGNPNRGESVPFNQSTDLARPTSAIFETNPFFTGGIAGGFPSNVFSLDAPVSFRGVATNFRNSLVHKWNFAVQRELPWQSSMEVAYVGNHQAHQLFQPDWNACANIGTTSSTMQGCSTVLRPTPKIGGISGTASFGFGDYHGMTAKFDKRYSNGLMMMASYTYGHALANTGTTLSGSTGFGILDPRDYSTSYSTAAWDIRHNFVSNFTYEIPFGKGKTWGTHMNKVANALVGNWQANGILSLRTGQPFTLRSNGCQGIWNSCMPDLVSGQDPQAAPSGGRNPDMWFNTAAVAAPASLTGGNLGLQSNTGPANRTLDFSLFKDFAFTERIKLQFRAEGTNVANTPQFSVPNNNRQDVSFGKVTSTGSGTERHIQFALRLQF; from the coding sequence ATGCTCCAAGTGAGAGTCGCGCGACTGTTCATCGTGGGCTTGCTCCTAACGTTCTGCCTGATGGCGCAACGCGATTTAGGAACAATTGCAGGTACGGTGACAGACCCCCAGGGTGGGGTGATTCCAAATGCCAAGGTCACGATCAAAGAAGAGGCCACGGGGCTCGTCTACGATCTGACAACTAATACATCGGGCGAGTTCCTTAGACCCGCCTTGAAACCCGGCAACTACACAGTCACAGCCGAAGCGACGGGCTTCCGGCGTGTTGCACAGCAGAACGTCGTTCTGGTGGGCGGTGACCGTGTTGCTGTGCCGATTTCGCTCCCAGTTGGTAATGTCTCGGAATCGGTGGAAGTGTCGGCCCAGGCGCCCTTGCTCCAGACCGAGACGACCACACTCGGTGCGGATCTGGGTAGAAGAGCTGTCAGTGAGCTGCCCCTGGGCGGCCAGCGGACGTTCTCTTTTCTGGCGCGTTTGTCGCCAGGCGTTGTGCCCGCCGAAAGCGGTGCACGCGACGCGGTGGGCGGCGGTTTTTCGGCCAACGGCGTCCGATCGAACGGACAGAACAACTTCCTGCTGAACGGTGTCGACAACAACGTCAACGTGATCGACTTCCTGAACCAGACCGCCTTTGTCGTCGGACCTTCCGTGGAAGCGATTGGCGAAATGCGCGTGCTGACGAACGGCTACAACGCCGAGTATGGCCGCGGTGCAGGTGGCGTGGTGAACGTCAACCTGAAGTCGGGCACCAATGAGATCCACGGTGTGTTGTTTGAAATTCTGCAGAACGACAAGATCAACGCCAACCGCTGGGAGTACAACAAGGCCGGCAAGGCGCGTGGTCCGTTCAAACAGAATCAGTACGGTGCGGCGATTGGTGCTCCTATCATCAAGAACAAGCTATTTATCTTCGGCGACTACCAGGGCACCCGCATCACCTCTTCCGGGGGCAGCATCCAGAACCTGGGCTACGGCGGTTTCTATTCGATTCCGACGCCAGCCATGCGGCGAGGTGACTTCTCCAGTCTGTTAGGCGCCGCCTCGGCCGGCACCGATGCTAATGGCAACAACATCATCAAGAATCAGATTTTCGATCCAAACTCGAACGCCACGGTGAATGGGCAGTTGATCCGTACACCCTTCACGGGCAACATCATTCCCTCCAGCCGGTTTGACCCGGTAGCCGCCAAGCTCATGGCGTTGTTCCCGGACTCGAATCAGCCGATCACGACTGGCGCCATTCCGCTGAATAACTATTTCGTCTCGACGGCAGGCACCCAGCACACCGACCAGGGTGACGGTCGCGTGGATTACCGTCTGAGCGACAAAGACTCGTTGTTTGGGTCGTTGAGCTGGCAGAACCTGAACAAGCTGAACGAACCGTTCCTGCCAGGTGCTCTCGACGGCACCCCGTTCAACGCGGTGACGGAAGAAGACCTGAGCCGTAACGCACAGTTGAGCTACACCCGTGTCTGGACTCCCTCGATTGTGTCCGAAACGCGCGTGGGCTACAGCCGCCTGGTTACCTCACGTGTCGGCGCGAATCCCGACAAGGACCTGTTCAAGGAGTTCGGCATCGGCGGCTACAACCCGATGACGGCTTTGAACGGCGGTCTGCCGCAGATTCAGTTTGCGAACGGCTATTCGCAGATCGGCGCCAACGACTGGCTGCCGTCGAAGGAATACTCGAACGTCTGGGACTTCATCCAGAATGTGTCGATCATGAAGGGCCACCATTCGTACAAGTTCGGGGCGGAGTATCGGCCGATCAAGTTCCCGTTCTTCCAAGTGCCTTATCCGCACGGCGAAATGAACTTCAACCGGAACGAGACGGCGTACCCTTCGGCCTCCGGTACCTTGGGCGCGTTGAATACGCTAACCGGTGACGACTATGCGTCGTTCCTGCTGGGCAACATCAACAATGGCCGCATCTCGACGAACAACTTCATCTCCTCAGAGAAGGTCGCCTGGGCGTTCTACTTCCAGGACGACTGGAAGCTCACTCCGAAGTTGACCTTGAACCTGGGCATGCGCTACGAGCTGTTTTCGCCCATCGGCGAGAAGTTCGCCCGCCAGTCGAATTTTGTTTACGACAACCTGACCTTGTACATCCCCAAGGGCAAGGATCAGGATGCGCCTTTACCGCCTAACTTCGCTTCGGCCTTCCCCAATGTCAGAGTGTCGCGCGGCGAAGTGGACAAGTACATGATCCCGTGGGACAAGACCAACTTTGCCCCACGCATCGGTATTGCCTACAACTGGCGTGACAACACCGTGATCCGCCTGGGTTACGGCGCCTTCTACGGTGGCGAAGAGAATCAGGGCGGCAATCCGAACCGTGGTGAGTCGGTGCCCTTCAACCAGTCCACCGATTTGGCCCGCCCGACCTCGGCCATCTTCGAAACGAACCCGTTTTTCACGGGCGGCATTGCCGGCGGCTTCCCGAGCAACGTGTTCTCTCTCGACGCTCCGGTATCATTCCGCGGCGTCGCCACGAACTTCCGGAACTCGCTGGTTCATAAGTGGAACTTCGCGGTGCAACGAGAACTGCCTTGGCAGTCCTCGATGGAAGTCGCTTATGTCGGCAACCACCAGGCACACCAATTGTTCCAGCCTGACTGGAACGCCTGTGCCAACATCGGAACGACCTCGTCGACGATGCAAGGATGCAGCACGGTGCTGCGCCCGACACCGAAGATCGGTGGAATCTCTGGAACAGCTTCGTTCGGTTTCGGCGACTATCACGGCATGACGGCCAAGTTCGACAAGCGCTATTCGAACGGCCTGATGATGATGGCGTCGTACACCTATGGCCACGCGCTGGCCAACACCGGCACGACCCTCAGCGGTTCGACGGGCTTCGGGATTCTCGATCCTCGCGATTACTCAACCAGCTATTCGACGGCAGCATGGGACATCCGGCACAATTTTGTGTCGAATTTCACCTATGAGATTCCGTTCGGCAAGGGTAAGACCTGGGGCACCCACATGAACAAGGTGGCCAATGCGCTAGTTGGGAACTGGCAGGCAAACGGAATCCTCTCGTTGCGTACCGGCCAGCCCTTCACCCTTCGTTCCAACGGTTGCCAGGGCATCTGGAATTCCTGCATGCCCGACCTGGTATCCGGCCAGGATCCTCAAGCCGCACCATCCGGCGGCCGCAATCCCGACATGTGGTTCAATACGGCGGCCGTTGCGGCGCCGGCCTCCCTCACGGGTGGAAACCTTGGACTGCAAAGCAATACAGGTCCCGCGAACCGCACGCTGGATTTCTCTCTCTTCAAGGACTTTGCCTTCACCGAGAGAATCAAGCTCCAGTTCCGCGCGGAAGGTACTAACGTGGCCAACACGCCGCAATTTAGCGTACCCAACAACAACCGTCAGGACGTGTCGTTCGGCAAGGTGACCAGCACCGGATCGGGCACCGAACGCCACATCCAGTTCGCTCTTCGCCTGCAGTTCTGA
- a CDS encoding tetratricopeptide repeat protein: protein MLAVFLMSLLLFQPDPKLIQERVQEALAALQKNEPAAAEKTLRSIIQLQPSSAPVWFLLAQAQARQNNRKAALVSVGQAARFAGSDASMLYNLALFNLEAGQTDEAVILGERALKLESSADVQDLLGRAYEARKDWNKAVAHFAEARKLAPYSEQAIFRLAQAQMQSQSFPQAIATLEEGRKVFDKSPQIELALGVAYYGQRRFADAVDRFLRVMQLAPDIPQPYYFMGRVLEHAAGRIPEVIQRASLFEKTHPENPLGYVLHARALLIRPDADDPAADAIFAQSLLQKSLSIKNDQADGHLLLGMVFERQKNYAEAAKEFQHSVVLNPKDPAPHFRLARVYERLGRKEDAVRERALHEKLSEESGATPPTDMKGLAR from the coding sequence ATGCTAGCCGTCTTCTTAATGTCGCTCTTGCTATTTCAGCCTGATCCGAAACTAATTCAGGAGCGCGTCCAGGAAGCCCTCGCTGCGCTGCAAAAGAACGAGCCTGCGGCCGCTGAAAAGACTCTTCGATCCATCATTCAACTTCAACCTTCCAGCGCTCCCGTTTGGTTCTTGCTTGCCCAGGCTCAAGCCCGCCAGAACAATAGGAAGGCCGCGCTGGTCTCAGTCGGACAAGCCGCCCGCTTCGCCGGAAGCGACGCATCCATGCTGTACAACCTCGCCCTTTTCAACCTCGAAGCCGGCCAAACGGACGAGGCGGTCATCCTCGGTGAGCGAGCCCTCAAACTGGAGAGTTCTGCCGACGTCCAGGACCTGCTCGGGCGCGCCTACGAAGCCCGGAAGGATTGGAACAAGGCTGTCGCTCACTTTGCCGAGGCGAGGAAACTAGCCCCCTACAGCGAGCAAGCCATCTTTCGCCTGGCCCAAGCCCAGATGCAGTCCCAGAGCTTTCCCCAAGCCATTGCCACCCTCGAGGAAGGCCGCAAGGTCTTCGACAAGAGCCCTCAGATCGAACTCGCACTGGGGGTTGCCTATTACGGCCAGCGCCGGTTCGCCGACGCCGTTGATCGCTTCCTCCGGGTCATGCAACTGGCGCCCGACATCCCCCAACCCTATTACTTCATGGGCCGCGTCCTCGAGCACGCCGCGGGACGCATCCCCGAGGTCATCCAGCGCGCTTCCCTTTTCGAGAAAACCCACCCGGAGAACCCCCTGGGCTATGTCCTACACGCGCGCGCGTTATTAATACGCCCAGACGCGGACGATCCTGCTGCTGACGCGATCTTCGCACAGTCTCTTCTTCAGAAATCACTATCGATCAAAAACGATCAGGCTGATGGTCACTTATTGCTCGGCATGGTCTTCGAGCGGCAAAAGAACTATGCCGAAGCGGCCAAAGAGTTCCAGCATAGCGTTGTCCTAAATCCCAAAGACCCTGCGCCTCATTTTCGCCTCGCTCGCGTCTACGAACGCCTCGGACGGAAGGAAGACGCCGTCCGGGAACGCGCCCTCCACGAGAAGCTCAGCGAGGAAAGCGGTGCCACTCCGCCAACGGACATGAAAGGGCTTGCAAGATGA
- a CDS encoding tetratricopeptide repeat protein, with amino-acid sequence MRFLLPIIFALSAGAQTDPLLSGLEAYRKGDLPAAERNLRIAAKSPDPRASAFLALTLAATGRCDEAVPALKQAYKGTNAEIARLAGLAFVQCRLTSGPVEEAAAVINELKAKHPADADVLYQSARLYMRAWNDTIYLLYQKAPSSFRVNQLSGEVLETQGQFTEAAAEYRKAIAKNPRALNLHFRLGRALLMSAHSPDVLDAAMREFQAELALNPSDSVVLYQIAQILQNQQKPQEAAAKLQQALALNPEFPEALIALGKVRVDEKKNDEAITLLQRAVKLSPGSESAHYSLMMAYRNAGRMAEARREKAELDRIQKAPEGEFTDFLKKLGEKPPGQ; translated from the coding sequence ATGCGATTCCTACTTCCAATAATCTTCGCCCTGTCCGCCGGCGCCCAGACCGACCCGCTGCTCAGCGGCCTGGAAGCCTACCGCAAAGGTGACTTGCCCGCCGCCGAACGCAACCTGCGCATCGCCGCCAAGAGCCCCGATCCGCGGGCGTCCGCCTTCCTCGCCTTGACGCTCGCCGCGACGGGCCGCTGTGACGAGGCCGTGCCGGCGCTCAAACAGGCCTATAAGGGAACAAACGCCGAGATCGCCCGATTGGCGGGCCTTGCCTTCGTCCAGTGCCGGCTCACGTCCGGCCCGGTCGAGGAGGCCGCGGCGGTGATCAACGAGCTCAAGGCGAAGCATCCCGCCGACGCCGACGTGCTGTACCAGTCGGCTCGCCTGTACATGCGCGCTTGGAACGACACAATCTATCTGCTCTATCAGAAGGCTCCGTCTTCGTTCCGCGTGAACCAGCTCTCCGGGGAAGTTCTCGAAACCCAGGGCCAGTTTACTGAAGCTGCCGCGGAGTACCGCAAGGCCATTGCAAAGAACCCACGCGCCTTGAACCTCCACTTCCGCCTGGGCCGCGCCTTGCTCATGAGCGCTCACTCACCCGATGTCCTGGATGCCGCCATGCGGGAGTTCCAGGCGGAGCTCGCCCTCAATCCCTCGGACTCGGTCGTGCTCTATCAGATCGCCCAGATTCTTCAGAACCAACAGAAGCCCCAGGAGGCGGCCGCCAAGCTCCAGCAGGCTCTCGCACTGAACCCTGAGTTCCCCGAGGCGCTGATTGCTCTCGGCAAAGTTCGGGTCGACGAAAAGAAGAACGATGAGGCAATCACACTGCTGCAGCGCGCCGTCAAACTCAGCCCGGGCAGTGAATCGGCACACTACAGCCTGATGATGGCCTATCGCAACGCCGGCAGGATGGCCGAGGCACGGCGCGAAAAGGCCGAACTCGATCGCATCCAGAAGGCGCCGGAGGGCGAGTTCACCGACTTCCTGAAGAAGCTGGGCGAGAAGCCGCCGGGCCAATGA
- a CDS encoding CRTAC1 family protein, producing MRAILLLLAATLAPAPPPDTPLPEFRDVAEAAGLTHVFPNGGMQTKEFIIETTGSGVAFLDYDNDGLADALVISGDGALSRLYHNDGAGKFSDATEKMGLTRKGWGQGACAGDYDNDGYTDLFVTYWGQNALYHNESGKQFRDVTKEAGLLQDRVRYNVGCAFFDYDRDGRLDLFVANYLKFSFEETPKPGANPYCWYLGLPVNCGPRGLPFDRNILYHANAGGTFTDVSRKSGVYDAAQNYALSVVTADFDGDGWPDIFVACDQTPSLLYINQHDGTFSEEAVLRGAAFDDNGKPMSGMGAVPADYDHSGWLSIFRSNFSDERETLYRNRGQGEFEDITISSGLAHNTRFVGWGPAFFDFDNDGWKDLLLVNGHVFPEIDRKQTDIRFRERRILYRNTRNGKFDDISEKSGDGITARHSSRGVAVADIDNDGAPEILINNQGERPSLLKLSARPAGNWLTVKLTGVKSNRSAIGARIRVTAANVTQLDEVRSGGGYISQSDLRLHFGLGSAARADLEIRWPSGKVQKAAVEQVNRIVSIEEAP from the coding sequence ATGAGAGCGATCCTCCTTCTTCTGGCCGCGACATTAGCGCCCGCACCTCCGCCGGACACTCCACTGCCGGAGTTCCGTGACGTCGCCGAGGCCGCCGGTCTCACCCATGTGTTCCCCAATGGCGGCATGCAGACGAAGGAGTTCATCATCGAGACCACCGGCAGCGGCGTGGCCTTCCTCGACTACGACAACGACGGGCTCGCGGACGCGCTCGTCATCAGCGGCGACGGCGCGCTCAGCCGCCTCTATCACAACGACGGCGCGGGCAAATTCTCCGACGCCACGGAAAAGATGGGGTTGACGCGCAAGGGCTGGGGCCAGGGCGCCTGCGCCGGTGACTACGATAACGACGGTTACACGGACCTCTTCGTCACCTACTGGGGCCAGAACGCGCTTTATCACAACGAGAGCGGCAAACAGTTTCGTGACGTAACCAAAGAAGCCGGCCTCCTCCAGGACCGTGTCCGCTACAACGTCGGCTGCGCGTTCTTCGACTACGACCGCGACGGCCGGCTCGACCTGTTCGTCGCGAACTACCTCAAGTTCAGCTTCGAGGAGACACCCAAACCCGGCGCCAATCCTTATTGCTGGTATCTCGGCCTGCCCGTCAACTGCGGTCCGCGTGGCCTGCCCTTCGATCGCAATATTCTGTATCACGCGAATGCCGGCGGCACCTTCACCGACGTCTCCCGGAAGAGCGGAGTCTATGACGCCGCCCAGAACTATGCCCTGTCCGTGGTGACCGCCGACTTCGATGGCGATGGCTGGCCGGACATCTTCGTCGCCTGCGACCAGACGCCTTCCCTGCTCTACATCAACCAGCACGATGGCACGTTCTCCGAAGAGGCCGTCCTGCGAGGCGCCGCCTTCGACGACAACGGGAAGCCCATGTCCGGCATGGGCGCCGTCCCGGCCGACTACGATCATTCCGGCTGGCTCAGCATCTTCCGTTCCAACTTCTCCGACGAGCGCGAGACCCTCTATCGCAATCGCGGACAGGGCGAGTTCGAAGACATCACGATCTCCTCGGGCCTTGCTCACAACACCCGCTTCGTCGGCTGGGGACCTGCGTTTTTCGACTTCGACAATGACGGCTGGAAAGACCTGCTGCTGGTCAACGGCCACGTCTTCCCGGAGATCGACCGCAAACAGACCGACATCCGCTTCCGTGAACGCCGTATCCTCTACAGGAACACGCGCAACGGCAAGTTCGACGACATCTCCGAGAAGTCCGGCGATGGCATCACCGCCCGCCACTCCTCCCGCGGTGTCGCCGTCGCCGACATCGACAACGATGGCGCGCCGGAGATCCTCATCAACAACCAGGGCGAGCGGCCGTCACTGCTGAAGCTATCCGCCCGGCCGGCCGGCAACTGGCTGACGGTCAAACTCACCGGCGTCAAATCCAACCGCAGCGCCATCGGCGCCCGCATCCGTGTCACCGCCGCCAACGTCACTCAACTCGATGAAGTCCGCAGCGGCGGTGGCTACATCTCCCAAAGCGATCTACGTCTGCACTTCGGCCTCGGCTCGGCCGCGCGCGCCGACCTGGAGATCCGTTGGCCCTCCGGCAAAGTCCAGAAGGCCGCAGTGGAGCAGGTGAACAGAATCGTCTCCATCGAGGAGGCACCTTAG
- a CDS encoding Rid family hydrolase — protein MTQNEIIQALASATSIAKSKITNPAVLNEAYDYSKPSSFSRGLRLEFGNVVVLLISGTASIDEHGRTVHVGDFRAQLQRTYHNITGLLASEGATWKDIVKTTCYLRDIERDYEVFNEERTRFFQEQDLDPLPASVGIQAILCRPDLLIEIEAMAVFLKPA, from the coding sequence ATGACTCAGAACGAAATCATCCAGGCTCTTGCCAGCGCTACCTCCATCGCGAAGTCGAAGATCACCAACCCGGCCGTCCTGAACGAGGCCTACGACTATTCGAAGCCCAGTTCCTTCTCGCGGGGACTCCGCCTCGAATTCGGCAACGTGGTGGTACTGCTCATCTCGGGCACCGCCAGCATCGATGAGCACGGCCGCACCGTGCATGTGGGCGACTTCCGCGCGCAGCTCCAGCGGACCTATCACAACATCACCGGGCTCCTCGCCAGTGAAGGCGCCACCTGGAAGGACATCGTCAAGACCACCTGCTACCTGCGCGACATCGAGCGCGACTATGAGGTCTTCAACGAAGAGCGCACGCGCTTCTTCCAGGAACAAGACCTCGACCCGCTGCCCGCCTCCGTCGGAATCCAGGCCATCCTGTGCCGTCCGGACCTCCTGATCGAGATCGAAGCGATGGCCGTGTTTCTGAAGCCGGCCTAA
- a CDS encoding glycoside hydrolase family 97 protein — protein sequence MRPTSLILVMFVLWTAAAQTVTSPNGALAIQFQTVTRPQQANGSPQAPWQPAPQGQLVYSATFGGKTLIEASALRLELKDQPTLGAAVRITGSATSAIDETYKLIHGKTSSARNHCNAIRLTLEEPAAPNRKFTIEARAYDDAIAFRYDVPAQPGLSEYVLTREATEFRLAKDPTTYALVLPNYRSMYESEFIKLPASAFSNQGGVKSSSLIGLPLLMEVPGVAWAAIAEADMRGNAAMYLENPSGSWAGHYFEARIAPQVEDPSIAVRAALPHATPWRIVMAAADPGRLVESNILTNLNPPSAIADTSWIRPGKASWDWWNGSQGPDGKSAFTTATMKYYVDFSAQSGFPYMLVDAGWSTRDDIMKMNGRVDIPELIRYAAPKNVKIWIWLHYSGVVQHMEEAFALYEKWGVAGMKIDFIERDDQAGIDFYYKAAETAARHHLMVDFHGCTKPTGMDRTWPNVMGYEAVLGMEQSKAGARDNPDNHVMLPFTRMLGGMMDYTPGGFNNATKEEFVPRGHAPIVMGTRAHHLAMYAIYDAPIQMVADAPTAYKDQPSFQFIKDVPGAWDESRVLAGIPGEYIVMARRHGNDWYVGAMTNWQPREINVPLTFLGQGPYTAQTYADAPDSGTHPKDITIQTSPATKSTTWKLKLAQGGGFAAHLAPAKH from the coding sequence ATGCGCCCAACCAGCCTCATCCTTGTCATGTTCGTGCTGTGGACCGCGGCCGCCCAAACTGTGACCTCGCCCAACGGCGCCCTCGCCATTCAGTTTCAAACCGTCACGCGGCCTCAACAGGCCAATGGGAGCCCGCAGGCGCCGTGGCAGCCCGCACCCCAAGGCCAGCTCGTCTACTCCGCCACTTTCGGCGGTAAGACATTGATCGAGGCCTCCGCCCTCCGCCTGGAACTGAAAGACCAGCCCACCCTCGGCGCCGCCGTCCGCATCACCGGCTCCGCCACCTCCGCCATCGACGAGACCTACAAGCTGATCCACGGCAAAACCAGCTCCGCCCGCAACCACTGCAATGCCATCCGCCTCACCCTCGAGGAGCCCGCCGCCCCCAACCGCAAATTCACCATCGAAGCCCGCGCCTACGACGACGCCATCGCCTTCCGCTACGACGTCCCCGCCCAGCCCGGCCTCTCCGAATACGTCCTCACCCGGGAAGCCACCGAGTTCCGCCTCGCCAAGGACCCCACCACCTACGCCCTGGTCCTGCCCAACTACCGCTCCATGTACGAGAGCGAATTCATTAAACTCCCCGCCAGCGCCTTCTCCAACCAGGGCGGCGTCAAGAGCTCCTCCCTCATCGGACTCCCCCTGCTCATGGAAGTCCCCGGAGTCGCCTGGGCCGCCATCGCCGAAGCCGACATGCGCGGCAACGCCGCCATGTACCTGGAGAACCCCTCTGGCAGTTGGGCCGGCCACTACTTCGAAGCCCGCATCGCCCCCCAGGTCGAGGACCCGTCCATCGCCGTCCGCGCCGCGCTCCCCCACGCCACCCCCTGGCGCATCGTCATGGCCGCCGCCGACCCCGGCCGCCTGGTGGAATCCAACATCCTCACCAACCTGAACCCACCCTCCGCCATCGCCGACACCTCCTGGATCCGCCCCGGCAAAGCCTCCTGGGATTGGTGGAACGGCAGCCAGGGCCCCGACGGCAAATCCGCCTTCACCACGGCGACGATGAAATACTACGTCGACTTCTCCGCCCAATCCGGCTTCCCCTACATGCTGGTCGACGCCGGCTGGAGCACCCGCGACGACATCATGAAGATGAACGGCCGAGTCGACATCCCCGAGCTCATCCGCTACGCCGCCCCGAAGAACGTCAAAATCTGGATCTGGCTCCACTACAGCGGCGTGGTGCAGCACATGGAGGAGGCCTTCGCCCTCTACGAAAAATGGGGCGTCGCCGGAATGAAGATCGACTTCATCGAGCGCGACGACCAGGCCGGCATCGACTTCTACTATAAAGCGGCCGAAACCGCCGCCCGCCATCACCTGATGGTCGACTTCCACGGCTGCACCAAACCCACCGGCATGGACCGCACCTGGCCCAACGTCATGGGCTACGAAGCCGTCTTAGGCATGGAGCAATCCAAAGCCGGAGCCCGCGACAACCCGGACAACCACGTGATGCTGCCGTTCACGAGAATGCTGGGCGGCATGATGGACTACACCCCCGGCGGCTTCAACAACGCGACCAAGGAGGAGTTCGTCCCGAGAGGCCACGCCCCGATAGTCATGGGCACCCGAGCCCACCACCTGGCCATGTACGCCATCTACGACGCCCCGATTCAAATGGTGGCCGACGCCCCCACGGCGTATAAGGACCAACCCTCCTTCCAATTCATCAAAGACGTCCCCGGAGCCTGGGACGAAAGCCGAGTCCTGGCCGGAATCCCTGGAGAGTACATAGTGATGGCCCGCCGCCACGGCAACGACTGGTACGTAGGCGCAATGACGAACTGGCAGCCCCGCGAGATCAACGTTCCGCTGACGTTCCTGGGCCAAGGCCCATACACCGCCCAGACGTACGCGGACGCCCCGGACTCCGGGACACACCCGAAGGACATCACGATCCAAACGAGCCCCGCGACGAAATCAACGACCTGGAAGCTCAAGTTGGCCCAGGGGGGCGGGTTCGCGGCGCACCTCGCCCCGGCGAAACACTGA